A portion of the Deinococcus peraridilitoris DSM 19664 genome contains these proteins:
- a CDS encoding zinc-dependent alcohol dehydrogenase has protein sequence MKALVYDGPWQMPLRDHPSPVPQQGEVLVRVQAAGICGSDVHGFTGSTGRRTPGVVMGHEFCGVIEALGEETADRTPGERVVVQPIISCAQCAECLAGRANLCLQRRGIGWSVDGGYAELVRVPSRNALPLPSEISWHEGAMIEPLAVALHAVNLTPLDFGQTVVVLGAGPIGLLCVLALKLRGAGRVLVSDLSAHRLQLARQLGADLTLPADGDPVNEVRRLTGNHGADAVLEAVGLEVTAAQSLQMVRNGGAVTWVGNSAPTVRISMQEIVTREITVRGAYAFTAEFAAAMTLLRSGRLNLTPLIEHVAPLHEGPQLVRDLARGQLDAVKVVLEP, from the coding sequence ATGAAGGCACTGGTCTATGACGGTCCCTGGCAGATGCCGCTGCGCGATCACCCCTCGCCCGTTCCCCAGCAGGGCGAAGTACTGGTCCGCGTGCAGGCTGCCGGCATCTGTGGCTCGGACGTGCACGGTTTCACCGGGTCCACCGGGCGCCGCACCCCGGGCGTCGTGATGGGCCACGAATTCTGTGGTGTCATCGAAGCGCTGGGTGAGGAGACCGCAGACCGCACTCCAGGTGAGCGGGTGGTGGTGCAGCCGATCATCTCCTGCGCGCAGTGTGCCGAGTGCCTTGCCGGCCGCGCCAACTTGTGCCTGCAGCGCCGTGGTATCGGCTGGTCGGTCGATGGAGGTTACGCCGAACTGGTCCGAGTGCCCAGCCGCAACGCCTTGCCCCTCCCGAGTGAAATCAGCTGGCACGAAGGCGCCATGATCGAACCCCTCGCGGTTGCGCTGCACGCCGTGAATCTGACGCCACTCGATTTCGGGCAGACCGTGGTGGTGCTGGGCGCGGGGCCGATCGGCCTGCTGTGCGTGCTGGCCCTCAAGCTGCGCGGGGCCGGGCGCGTACTGGTCAGCGACCTGAGCGCGCACCGCCTGCAACTCGCGCGTCAACTGGGTGCCGACCTGACCCTGCCTGCCGACGGCGACCCGGTGAACGAGGTCCGGCGCCTGACCGGAAACCACGGCGCCGACGCCGTGCTGGAAGCCGTGGGCCTGGAGGTCACGGCCGCACAGTCGCTGCAGATGGTCCGCAATGGCGGCGCGGTCACCTGGGTCGGCAACTCCGCGCCCACGGTCAGGATTTCCATGCAGGAAATCGTGACGCGTGAAATCACCGTGCGGGGCGCTTACGCTTTCACGGCAGAATTCGCGGCCGCCATGACGCTGCTGCGTTCCGGACGGCTGAACCTTACCCCGCTGATCGAGCACGTCGCCCCGTTGCACGAGGGTCCGCAACTGGTGCGTGACCTTGCCCGAGGGCAGCTGGACGCCGTGAAGGTGGTGCTGGAACCGTGA
- a CDS encoding Gfo/Idh/MocA family protein — MTGGRVGFAILGPGKVAHTHAAALSQLPHTHLRAVCGRDAARTAAFAQAYGARPYTDLEELLGQSDVQAIILCTPHPQHALQAELAARAGKHVLVEKPMALSVTDADRMIRAARESGVKLGVVSQRRLYESVQRVRQAIVRAALQRPVLATLNLLGWRGPEYYAMDAWRGSWAGEGGGVLVNQAVHQLDLLQWLMGEVQELSADWANLNHPEIEVEDTAVATLRFRSGALGSIVVSNSQRPGLWGRLHIHGSNGASVGVQTDGGSSFVAGVTQQVEPPLNDLWTVPGEEALLAGWQAADRQRAQDLDVMTHYHALQVSDFASAVLEDRPPLVPGEEGRKTVELIEAIYRAGRTRSWVRFLLSD; from the coding sequence GTGACCGGCGGGCGGGTTGGGTTTGCCATTCTGGGCCCGGGCAAAGTGGCCCATACGCACGCTGCCGCTCTTTCCCAGCTGCCTCATACCCACCTGAGGGCCGTGTGCGGACGTGACGCCGCGCGCACCGCGGCCTTCGCTCAGGCCTATGGCGCGCGGCCCTACACCGATTTGGAGGAGCTGCTCGGCCAATCTGACGTGCAGGCGATCATTTTGTGTACTCCACATCCACAGCACGCTTTACAGGCCGAGCTGGCGGCCCGCGCGGGCAAACACGTGCTGGTCGAGAAGCCGATGGCCCTGAGCGTCACGGACGCCGACCGCATGATCCGGGCGGCGCGTGAAAGCGGCGTCAAGCTCGGAGTGGTGAGTCAGCGGCGGCTGTACGAAAGCGTGCAGCGGGTCAGGCAGGCCATCGTGCGCGCCGCGCTGCAGCGTCCCGTTCTGGCCACGCTCAACCTGCTGGGCTGGCGTGGTCCCGAGTATTACGCCATGGACGCCTGGCGGGGCAGCTGGGCAGGTGAGGGCGGTGGTGTGCTGGTGAATCAGGCCGTGCACCAGCTCGATCTGCTGCAGTGGCTGATGGGAGAGGTGCAGGAACTCTCAGCCGACTGGGCCAACCTCAATCACCCGGAAATCGAAGTGGAGGACACGGCCGTGGCCACCCTGCGCTTTCGGAGCGGGGCGCTCGGCAGCATCGTGGTCAGCAATTCACAGCGTCCCGGCCTGTGGGGACGCCTGCACATTCACGGATCGAACGGCGCCTCGGTGGGCGTGCAGACCGACGGTGGCTCGAGTTTCGTGGCCGGCGTCACGCAGCAGGTCGAACCACCGCTCAACGATCTATGGACGGTGCCAGGCGAGGAAGCCCTGCTTGCCGGCTGGCAGGCGGCAGACCGGCAGCGCGCGCAGGATTTGGACGTGATGACCCACTACCACGCACTGCAGGTGTCCGATTTCGCCTCGGCCGTTCTGGAAGACCGCCCGCCGCTGGTGCCCGGTGAGGAAGGACGCAAGACGGTCGAGTTGATCGAGGCGATCTACCGGGCCGGCCGGACCCGCTCGTGGGTCCGTTTTCTCCTGAGCGACTGA
- a CDS encoding phytanoyl-CoA dioxygenase family protein, protein MTITSQEQVTPVIAPPADFDVASVMGALYGPGITAQKGAFERQWVQELGEDIAVLYEEALKRPGGAVGRGPKRHYVEIHPEDIRGFVHLVTHPWVTAVCEAVLGPHYKVVEIGFDVPNPGAVDQPWHRDFPAPDDTVVGRRLNSLAFNLTTVDVYEDMGPFEIAPGTQWDDASEFEHGMFPPKSFYPRYFERAERKMPKMGDISVRSALTIHRGTANHSNKARPVLVLGVDAPGATNAERHDLQVSRAYFEQLPEYVKQHLTYRLVDELEPIVQGHTIEGLMMGEA, encoded by the coding sequence ATGACCATCACCAGCCAGGAGCAAGTCACCCCCGTCATCGCGCCGCCCGCCGACTTCGATGTCGCCAGCGTGATGGGCGCCCTGTACGGCCCCGGCATCACCGCTCAGAAGGGTGCCTTCGAGCGTCAGTGGGTACAGGAACTCGGCGAGGACATTGCGGTGCTCTACGAGGAAGCCCTCAAGCGCCCAGGGGGGGCCGTGGGGCGCGGACCCAAACGCCACTACGTGGAGATCCATCCCGAGGATATCCGCGGCTTCGTACACCTCGTGACGCACCCGTGGGTCACGGCGGTCTGCGAAGCGGTGCTGGGCCCCCACTACAAGGTCGTGGAGATCGGCTTTGACGTGCCCAATCCCGGCGCGGTCGATCAACCCTGGCACCGGGACTTTCCCGCGCCCGACGACACGGTGGTGGGACGGCGCCTCAACTCGCTCGCTTTCAACCTCACCACCGTCGACGTCTACGAAGACATGGGCCCGTTCGAGATCGCTCCGGGTACCCAGTGGGACGACGCCAGCGAATTCGAGCACGGCATGTTTCCGCCCAAGTCGTTTTACCCGCGCTACTTCGAACGCGCCGAGCGCAAGATGCCCAAGATGGGTGATATCTCGGTGCGCTCGGCCCTCACGATTCACCGGGGCACCGCCAACCATTCCAACAAGGCCCGCCCGGTGCTGGTCCTGGGCGTGGACGCGCCCGGCGCCACCAACGCCGAACGTCACGATTTGCAGGTCAGCCGGGCTTACTTCGAGCAGTTGCCCGAATACGTCAAGCAGCACCTCACCTACCGGCTGGTCGACGAGCTCGAACCCATCGTGCAGGGCCACACCATCGAGGGCCTGATGATGGGCGAAGCCTGA
- a CDS encoding HpcH/HpaI aldolase family protein, with product MKPNTFQEVRTAGRVAVGHLLLEFTSRGVAKLLQSAQLDFVLIDMEHTALSSADVANLIAWLKATPVTPFVRVPSAQAHFISRVLDAGALGVMVPNVTGAAMARDVVQAAKYAPQGRRGVLLAGANTDFQVVDAAQFTRRANDSTTVICQIESREGLREVHAIAATPGVDVLLVGPADLAHDLGISGQYDHPEFLGALRIVADAARERDLTAGIFVTNLEQARAWRILGYDMIAYGADVLVYQAALSAAVSALRDLDEALSDSTRC from the coding sequence ATGAAACCCAACACCTTTCAGGAAGTGCGCACAGCAGGCCGCGTGGCCGTCGGTCACCTGCTGCTGGAATTCACCTCGCGTGGCGTGGCCAAGCTGTTGCAGTCCGCGCAGCTGGACTTCGTGCTGATCGACATGGAACACACCGCGCTCAGCAGCGCGGACGTCGCGAACCTCATCGCGTGGCTGAAAGCGACTCCCGTCACGCCGTTCGTGCGGGTGCCGAGCGCGCAGGCCCACTTCATTTCGCGCGTGCTCGATGCGGGGGCGCTGGGCGTGATGGTTCCCAACGTCACGGGCGCCGCCATGGCCCGCGACGTCGTGCAGGCCGCCAAGTACGCGCCGCAAGGACGGCGGGGCGTGCTGCTGGCCGGGGCCAACACCGATTTCCAGGTGGTCGACGCGGCCCAGTTCACGCGGCGTGCCAACGACAGCACCACCGTGATCTGCCAGATCGAAAGCCGCGAAGGACTGCGTGAAGTGCACGCGATCGCCGCGACGCCCGGGGTGGACGTGCTGCTCGTCGGTCCGGCCGACCTCGCGCATGATTTGGGAATCAGCGGCCAGTACGACCACCCCGAGTTTCTCGGGGCGCTTCGCATCGTGGCGGACGCGGCCCGCGAACGAGACCTCACCGCCGGTATCTTCGTCACCAACCTCGAACAGGCCCGCGCCTGGCGCATCCTGGGGTACGACATGATCGCCTACGGCGCCGACGTGCTGGTGTATCAGGCCGCCCTCAGTGCTGCCGTGAGCGCCCTGCGGGACCTGGATGAGGCACTTTCGGATTCCACGCGTTGCTGA
- a CDS encoding S8 family serine peptidase, which yields MTPVISFTLSRLTALVALSLFSATVARTTSPVTSEEMRIHGEASWRVATSLWGSAPWRPSGPSGFGPSANRLRFEQIRLQVARQLSPRLGEGVTVAILDTGVDSEHPDLRGVLNHAAAYDFITRQSGAGEEEGGSYTGHGTAVAGIIHQIAPRARLLPLRVLTAEGRGASDNVARAILYAADQGANVINLSLGCAQRKPVITAAIENVMARGVIVVSSVGNQNRASADYPAAEAPQAALLVSVGSVDAQGTKSSFSNYGNTEVNANGERVATLFPGGTTNVTGTSFATPQVVGLIALALAEGRTPREVTERLVGGAERLDALSANAPYLGQLGGLVNATRLYPAPSLAQR from the coding sequence TTGACGCCCGTCATCTCCTTCACGCTTTCCCGTCTGACCGCGCTCGTCGCGCTGAGCCTTTTTTCGGCCACGGTGGCCCGCACGACCTCACCAGTCACCTCAGAGGAAATGCGTATCCACGGAGAAGCCTCGTGGCGCGTCGCGACCAGCCTTTGGGGCAGCGCGCCCTGGCGGCCCAGCGGGCCGAGCGGCTTCGGACCGAGTGCCAACCGCCTGCGCTTCGAACAGATCCGGCTGCAGGTTGCCCGGCAACTGAGCCCCCGGCTGGGTGAAGGCGTCACGGTGGCCATTCTCGACACCGGCGTCGATTCCGAGCACCCCGATCTGCGGGGTGTCCTGAATCACGCTGCCGCGTACGACTTCATCACGCGGCAAAGCGGCGCGGGCGAAGAAGAAGGTGGAAGCTACACCGGTCATGGCACGGCCGTGGCGGGCATCATTCACCAGATCGCGCCCAGAGCCCGTCTGCTGCCCCTGCGGGTCCTGACGGCCGAGGGGCGCGGCGCTTCGGACAACGTGGCGCGCGCCATCCTGTACGCCGCCGATCAGGGCGCGAACGTCATCAACCTCTCGCTGGGCTGCGCACAACGCAAGCCGGTCATCACCGCGGCCATCGAGAACGTGATGGCGCGCGGCGTGATCGTCGTCAGCTCGGTCGGGAACCAGAACCGCGCCAGCGCCGACTATCCGGCAGCCGAAGCGCCACAGGCTGCGCTGCTGGTCAGCGTCGGAAGCGTCGATGCGCAGGGCACCAAGAGCAGCTTCAGCAATTACGGCAACACCGAGGTGAATGCCAACGGAGAGCGCGTCGCCACCCTCTTTCCAGGCGGGACCACCAACGTTACCGGCACCTCCTTCGCCACCCCGCAAGTGGTGGGCCTCATTGCGCTGGCCCTGGCGGAGGGACGCACGCCGAGGGAGGTTACCGAACGCCTCGTCGGGGGGGCCGAGCGTCTGGATGCACTCAGCGCCAACGCGCCTTACCTGGGACAGCTGGGCGGACTGGTCAACGCCACCCGGCTCTACCCGGCGCCCAGCCTTGCTCAGCGCTGA
- a CDS encoding LptF/LptG family permease: MPLRLARYVVREVLPLYAAGFAVFLLLTTTDLISSIVGALLRNNASFALGLELYLARLPFLIGWVLPLAVPFAILIGFGRLAKDSELKALAAGGVRPISTLWPLVLLGLLVSAFGFYNANVLTPSGNVRFNDAWTRVWFNGSPNPPSQDLYTFRSQNGDTLFYAGRVQGDQNDSGRATLSGVLIQTPTVTYSAQTGIWDARRKVWEFRSYWETRSDRPPVFRAETRRVRQTDLLRPPSAPPEHLTLGELRQRARDTSLDIRDQRSYRFELQRRFADPLTALGFALAAGSLGLLLRNRAWSFAAIVLLIFSFYVVWSAMPQLVKLGAVPEMLAAWLPNVLLLLTSLIVARRLL, translated from the coding sequence GTGCCCCTTCGACTTGCACGGTATGTCGTTCGCGAGGTGCTTCCCTTGTATGCGGCCGGCTTCGCGGTGTTCTTGCTGCTCACCACGACCGATCTGATTTCCTCGATTGTCGGCGCCCTACTGCGCAACAATGCCTCATTCGCACTTGGCCTGGAGCTGTACCTGGCCCGCCTGCCGTTCCTGATCGGCTGGGTCCTGCCCCTCGCGGTGCCTTTTGCCATCCTGATCGGCTTCGGACGGCTCGCCAAGGACAGCGAACTCAAGGCCCTGGCGGCCGGCGGCGTGCGCCCGATCAGCACCCTCTGGCCGCTGGTATTGCTGGGTCTGCTGGTGAGCGCTTTTGGCTTTTACAACGCCAACGTGCTCACTCCTTCCGGGAATGTCCGCTTCAACGATGCCTGGACCCGCGTGTGGTTCAACGGCTCGCCCAACCCGCCCAGCCAGGACCTTTACACTTTCCGCTCGCAGAACGGTGACACGCTGTTTTATGCCGGACGGGTCCAGGGTGACCAGAACGATTCTGGCCGCGCGACGCTCAGCGGGGTGCTGATTCAGACGCCGACGGTCACCTACAGCGCGCAGACCGGCATCTGGGACGCGCGCCGCAAGGTCTGGGAATTTCGTTCGTACTGGGAAACGCGCTCCGACCGTCCGCCGGTCTTTCGCGCGGAAACCAGACGTGTCCGCCAGACCGACCTGCTGCGCCCGCCCAGCGCTCCTCCGGAACACCTGACGCTGGGTGAACTGCGTCAGCGTGCCCGCGACACCTCCCTCGACATTCGCGATCAGCGCTCGTACCGCTTCGAGCTGCAGCGGCGCTTCGCCGATCCCCTCACCGCGCTGGGGTTCGCGCTGGCCGCCGGCTCGCTGGGGTTGCTGCTGCGCAACCGCGCCTGGTCTTTTGCTGCCATCGTGCTGCTGATCTTCTCGTTCTACGTCGTGTGGAGCGCCATGCCGCAGCTGGTCAAGCTGGGCGCGGTGCCCGAAATGCTGGCCGCGTGGCTGCCCAACGTGCTGTTGCTGCTGACCTCGCTGATTGTTGCCCGGAGACTGCTGTGA
- a CDS encoding LptF/LptG family permease, with product MSRITRYILGEVTPLLAAGLLVAVLLYLLAALYGVLAPLLAKGAAPLLVAKLAAYSIPEGVSRGLPIALLFAVLLALSRLASDAEIKSMLAAGLSPYRLMWPALGLAALVAVVSFANSETLVPRAAQKSLSTSREILLDNPRVLGLGQEGTVLRDAFGRAITVDRVLPGGRFERVSVVQTQLASPAREVITAARGELLPGTSVLKLYDGQRVTFQNARPSTVATFETALLPVQDLQATLDTGAGSVLPVNLPIGELLAKVQTLRQNGSDASFELTALHRKFAEPLAALAFAFFGVALALYTFRTGGALGLVWVLLLTFAYYATWSVFRVLGEQGALAPALAAWAPDALYLVAGAVLLVLAERR from the coding sequence GTGAGCCGCATCACCCGCTACATCCTGGGCGAGGTCACCCCCCTGCTCGCCGCCGGTCTGCTGGTTGCCGTGCTGCTTTACCTGCTGGCCGCCCTGTATGGCGTGCTGGCTCCCCTGCTGGCCAAAGGTGCCGCTCCACTGCTGGTGGCCAAACTGGCCGCCTACTCGATTCCGGAAGGCGTCTCGCGCGGACTGCCCATCGCGTTGCTCTTCGCGGTGCTGCTGGCCCTTTCCCGCCTTGCCTCGGACGCCGAGATCAAGAGCATGCTGGCCGCCGGACTTTCGCCTTACCGCCTGATGTGGCCTGCACTGGGCCTGGCGGCGTTGGTGGCCGTCGTCAGTTTCGCCAATTCCGAGACGCTGGTGCCGCGCGCTGCGCAAAAAAGCCTGTCCACCAGCCGTGAAATTCTGCTCGACAATCCGCGCGTGCTGGGCCTGGGTCAGGAAGGGACGGTGCTGCGCGACGCCTTCGGACGGGCCATCACGGTGGACCGGGTGCTGCCCGGTGGGCGTTTCGAGCGGGTCAGCGTGGTGCAGACGCAGCTGGCCAGCCCGGCGCGCGAGGTCATCACGGCCGCGCGTGGTGAGCTGCTGCCCGGCACGTCGGTGTTGAAACTGTACGACGGGCAGCGCGTGACGTTCCAGAACGCCCGTCCTTCCACGGTGGCGACGTTCGAGACGGCGCTGCTGCCCGTGCAGGATCTGCAGGCCACCCTGGACACCGGAGCCGGAAGTGTCCTGCCGGTGAATTTGCCCATCGGGGAACTGCTGGCCAAAGTGCAGACCCTGCGTCAGAACGGCTCGGATGCCAGCTTTGAACTGACGGCCCTGCACCGCAAGTTTGCAGAGCCGCTGGCCGCCTTGGCCTTTGCGTTTTTCGGGGTGGCGCTGGCGCTCTACACCTTCCGAACCGGGGGGGCGCTGGGACTGGTGTGGGTGCTGCTGCTCACCTTCGCGTATTACGCCACCTGGAGTGTCTTTCGGGTGTTGGGTGAGCAGGGCGCGCTCGCGCCGGCGCTGGCTGCCTGGGCGCCGGACGCCCTGTACCTGGTGGCGGGTGCGGTGCTGCTGGTGTTGGCCGAACGACGCTGA
- a CDS encoding recombinase family protein, producing the protein MTRRSKSTPEPTSTRLLAYVRVSTQQQVDDGFSLAGQKAELQKWAAYQNLPLDENLIFEDAGISGRHNLRPGLEAMLSTLKPGDTVATYALSRLARGGAMQTLALVERIHDAGARIVFLKEQIDTTSPYGRIMLVVLSEIALLEIEQMRERSEMGRLQAANEGRIPLGSSSRPYGLEIDDDGYPVWDEERARTIRRLFDLRNQKLSLRAVAKALEEEGHPTRRGKKASWESGVVHLILRNPVYKGELIYRQDRERIVIPVPPLVSPEDWQRAQGGYAGQRSHVNPEKFPLTGHLVCTCGSALVGQFAPRAKAHYTPHLYYACLPEVRHTEHCPTNGKRRRLWRTDELERAYVEALAALLENPHDPLRIQAAFGAPLPEDPHVQERQDVNAMLEELLDLRLKGQVTRAAYERQFEILSDRLKRLNAPAPLPIRAPDVPDLSHLAQLVRGAKGRDLAEFLDELGVVGQARGESRGLSRSRDLPRPEITVEIIDFQPLA; encoded by the coding sequence GTGACCCGCCGCTCCAAATCCACCCCTGAACCCACCAGCACCCGCCTGCTGGCCTACGTTCGCGTCAGCACCCAACAGCAGGTCGATGATGGCTTCAGCCTCGCCGGCCAAAAAGCCGAACTGCAAAAATGGGCCGCCTACCAGAACCTGCCCCTCGACGAAAACCTGATCTTCGAAGACGCCGGGATCAGCGGACGCCACAACCTCCGGCCCGGCCTCGAAGCGATGCTCAGCACCCTCAAGCCGGGAGATACCGTCGCCACGTACGCCCTCAGCCGCCTCGCCCGCGGAGGGGCCATGCAGACCCTCGCGCTCGTCGAACGCATTCACGACGCCGGGGCGCGCATCGTGTTCCTCAAAGAGCAGATCGACACCACCAGCCCGTACGGCCGCATCATGCTGGTCGTCCTCAGTGAAATCGCCCTGCTTGAAATCGAGCAGATGCGTGAACGCAGCGAAATGGGCCGCTTGCAAGCCGCCAACGAAGGCCGCATTCCCCTCGGCAGCAGCAGTCGCCCGTACGGCCTGGAGATCGACGATGACGGTTACCCCGTCTGGGATGAAGAACGCGCCCGCACCATCCGGCGTCTGTTCGACCTGCGCAACCAAAAACTCAGTTTGCGCGCCGTCGCCAAGGCTCTCGAAGAAGAAGGCCACCCCACCCGGCGCGGCAAGAAAGCCAGCTGGGAGAGCGGCGTGGTGCACCTCATCCTGCGCAACCCGGTCTACAAAGGCGAACTGATCTACCGGCAGGACCGCGAACGCATCGTCATTCCCGTGCCGCCGCTCGTCAGTCCTGAAGACTGGCAGCGCGCACAAGGCGGCTACGCCGGCCAGCGTTCCCACGTGAACCCCGAGAAGTTCCCGCTCACCGGTCACCTGGTGTGCACGTGCGGAAGTGCCCTGGTGGGTCAGTTCGCCCCACGCGCCAAAGCGCACTACACACCGCACCTGTATTACGCCTGCCTGCCGGAAGTGCGCCACACCGAGCACTGCCCCACCAACGGCAAACGCCGCCGCCTGTGGCGCACCGATGAACTCGAACGCGCGTACGTCGAAGCGCTCGCTGCCCTGCTCGAAAATCCACATGACCCCTTGCGCATCCAGGCGGCGTTCGGCGCTCCCCTGCCGGAAGACCCGCACGTGCAGGAACGCCAGGACGTGAACGCCATGCTCGAAGAACTGCTCGACCTGCGCCTGAAAGGCCAGGTGACCCGCGCCGCGTACGAACGCCAGTTCGAGATTCTCAGCGACCGCCTGAAGCGCCTCAACGCACCCGCTCCCCTGCCGATCCGCGCGCCGGACGTGCCGGACCTCTCACACCTCGCGCAGCTGGTGCGCGGTGCGAAAGGACGCGACCTCGCGGAATTCCTCGATGAGCTGGGTGTCGTCGGTCAGGCACGCGGAGAGAGCCGGGGGTTGTCGCGCAGCCGGGACCTGCCGCGGCCTGAGATCACGGTGGAGATCATTGACTTCCAACCGCTGGCTTGA
- a CDS encoding HEPN domain-containing protein: MTSPLKFVSRASVNMPQASEHYGQADSNERFISDVDDQRFPDWAITSRYYEAVHLVRAWLAERGEDSFPDHSTVRRLLRDKGFPRAAKEAYKDLEQLSQDARYECYDATVLAPDIADAQHHLEVIRRVVRPRRQPQ; the protein is encoded by the coding sequence ATGACATCACCGTTGAAGTTCGTCTCACGCGCGAGCGTGAACATGCCCCAGGCGAGTGAGCATTACGGCCAAGCGGACAGCAACGAACGGTTTATCAGTGATGTAGACGACCAGCGTTTCCCGGACTGGGCGATTACATCTCGATACTACGAAGCTGTTCACTTGGTACGAGCTTGGCTCGCTGAACGTGGTGAGGATAGTTTTCCGGATCACAGCACAGTTCGTCGATTGTTGCGCGATAAGGGATTTCCACGGGCGGCAAAGGAGGCGTACAAGGACCTTGAGCAGCTGAGCCAAGACGCCCGTTATGAGTGCTACGACGCTACCGTTTTGGCACCTGACATTGCTGATGCCCAGCATCATCTTGAAGTTATCCGTCGTGTTGTTCGGCCTCGAAGACAACCTCAATAG
- a CDS encoding ImmA/IrrE family metallo-endopeptidase: MDALIADFLNYVQTEHQRTGYETDPQALCRKLNIEYRIGGKNMAYGGDPAFIYVKRDENGPRRLFNSAHEIIHVLMARGGYKTLIQHEHACLGKKIKEHIEQLVNFGAAQLIMPHPLLTEAHRRFGDTPAAIIYLTTHSGASIEAAMRRWAWQDITERRAAFLTYGSYVHDITSCNYQLPFWLYDRIPEPHVVFEEAKLLCLPDSRKYLGTFTAN, from the coding sequence GTGGACGCCCTGATTGCCGACTTCCTCAATTACGTTCAGACCGAACACCAGCGCACGGGATATGAAACAGACCCACAAGCGCTGTGTCGGAAACTCAACATCGAGTACCGGATCGGCGGTAAAAACATGGCCTACGGTGGCGACCCCGCATTCATCTACGTCAAACGAGACGAAAACGGACCCCGCCGCCTCTTCAACAGTGCCCATGAAATCATCCACGTCCTCATGGCCCGCGGTGGGTACAAGACCCTGATTCAACACGAACACGCCTGCCTCGGCAAGAAAATCAAAGAGCACATCGAACAACTCGTCAACTTCGGCGCTGCACAACTGATCATGCCCCACCCCCTGCTGACCGAAGCCCACCGCCGGTTTGGCGACACACCCGCCGCCATCATCTACCTCACCACGCACAGTGGCGCCAGCATCGAAGCAGCCATGCGCCGCTGGGCCTGGCAGGACATCACCGAGCGCCGCGCGGCCTTCCTCACGTACGGCAGCTACGTGCACGACATCACCAGCTGCAACTACCAACTGCCGTTCTGGCTGTACGACCGCATCCCAGAGCCACACGTCGTATTCGAAGAAGCCAAGCTGCTCTGCCTGCCCGACAGCCGGAAGTACTTGGGCACCTTTACCGCGAACTGA
- a CDS encoding helix-turn-helix domain-containing protein, producing MTTKLEPREWLREVRQDRNMRQEDIEAKTAELGAKISQSHLSKIERGHATFSSLGPERMDALRRALRISPEEWAANTGLKIVSPEDVSPASTKLDVTAPPPLEVTDSLREAIERFAKPGSRYADMGEDRWLRLLTNIDHRVEPETPEEWLEVYIDLSKHINPK from the coding sequence ATGACGACGAAACTCGAACCGCGTGAATGGCTGCGCGAGGTAAGACAGGACCGCAACATGCGGCAAGAGGACATTGAGGCGAAGACCGCCGAGCTCGGTGCAAAAATCAGCCAGTCCCATCTCTCGAAGATCGAGCGCGGTCATGCGACGTTCTCTTCGCTGGGACCCGAACGGATGGATGCCCTGCGCCGGGCACTACGCATCAGCCCAGAAGAATGGGCAGCGAACACGGGGCTTAAGATCGTCTCACCCGAAGATGTCTCCCCTGCCTCCACCAAGCTCGACGTCACTGCTCCCCCACCCCTGGAAGTGACCGACAGCCTCCGCGAAGCCATCGAACGATTCGCAAAACCCGGCAGTCGCTACGCCGACATGGGCGAAGACCGCTGGTTGCGCCTCCTCACCAACATCGACCACCGCGTCGAACCAGAGACCCCCGAAGAGTGGCTCGAGGTCTACATCGACCTCTCCAAACACATCAACCCGAAGTAA